One Methylocapsa sp. D3K7 DNA window includes the following coding sequences:
- the coaA gene encoding type I pantothenate kinase, with translation MDERLDPAAVLSPYHRFTRSEWAALRADTPLTLSMEDLTRLRSLNDPISLEEVVAIYLPLSRLLALYVAATQGLYKATQRFLGDEGGKVPYIIGVGGSVAAGKSTLSRVMQALLSRWPNTPKVELVTTDGFLYPNAVLQSEGLLEKKGFPESYDGVKLLSFVSDVKAGERHVRAPVYSHVTYDIVPGESIVIDRPDILILEGLNVLSVNRGTKDGRAIAFVSDFFDFTVYLHAAEADLERWFIQRFMRLRDTAFRDPSSYFRKYADLDDAQAVATARDIWTKINLRNLRENVFPTMPRASLILTKGPNHIIEEVELRKL, from the coding sequence ATGGACGAACGCTTAGACCCGGCAGCAGTACTCTCACCCTACCATCGCTTCACAAGAAGCGAATGGGCTGCCTTGCGCGCCGACACGCCGCTGACTCTTTCGATGGAGGATTTGACGCGGCTGCGCTCGCTCAACGATCCGATTTCGCTCGAGGAGGTCGTTGCGATCTATCTGCCGCTGTCGCGCCTGCTCGCCTTATATGTCGCGGCGACGCAGGGCCTCTATAAAGCGACCCAGCGTTTCCTTGGCGATGAGGGTGGCAAGGTGCCCTATATCATCGGCGTCGGCGGTTCGGTCGCGGCCGGCAAATCCACCCTGTCGCGCGTCATGCAGGCGCTTCTGTCGCGCTGGCCGAATACGCCGAAAGTCGAACTCGTCACAACCGATGGGTTTCTTTATCCAAACGCCGTCTTGCAAAGCGAGGGCCTGCTCGAGAAAAAGGGGTTCCCGGAAAGCTACGACGGTGTCAAGCTTTTGTCCTTTGTGTCGGATGTGAAGGCGGGCGAGCGTCATGTGCGAGCGCCAGTCTATTCTCACGTAACTTACGATATCGTTCCGGGCGAAAGCATCGTGATCGACCGGCCAGATATCCTCATCCTGGAAGGGCTCAACGTGCTGTCGGTCAATCGCGGCACCAAAGACGGCCGGGCGATCGCCTTCGTTTCCGATTTTTTTGACTTCACGGTCTATTTGCACGCCGCCGAAGCCGATCTCGAACGATGGTTCATTCAGCGCTTCATGCGGTTGCGCGACACCGCCTTCCGCGATCCCTCGTCCTATTTCAGGAAATATGCAGACCTTGACGACGCTCAAGCAGTGGCTACCGCAAGGGATATTTGGACAAAAATCAATCTACGCAATCTGCGCGAAAATGTTTTTCCGACAATGCCCCGCGCCAGCCTCATCCTGACCAAAGGGCCAAACCATATCATCGAAGAAGTTGAGCTGAGAAAGCTCTAA
- a CDS encoding phosphoribosyl-ATP diphosphatase encodes MTSFTLEDLAAIIAARANASATASYTKSLLDGGPARAAKKLGEEAVETVIAAVQGDAEALTRESADLLYHLLVVLHQRGISLADVCAELEHRTGRSGHAEKAARQADPAPAED; translated from the coding sequence ATGACCAGCTTTACCCTTGAGGATCTTGCCGCGATCATCGCCGCGCGAGCCAATGCGAGCGCGACGGCGTCTTACACAAAATCGCTTCTTGACGGAGGTCCGGCCCGTGCCGCCAAAAAGCTCGGCGAGGAGGCGGTCGAAACCGTCATTGCGGCGGTGCAAGGCGACGCCGAGGCCTTAACCCGCGAAAGCGCGGATCTGCTGTATCATTTGCTCGTCGTTTTGCATCAACGGGGCATCTCACTCGCCGATGTCTGCGCCGAGCTCGAACACCGCACCGGCCGCTCCGGGCACGCGGAAAAAGCCGCACGTCAGGCAGATCCCGCACCGGCCGAGGACTAA
- the hisF gene encoding imidazole glycerol phosphate synthase subunit HisF, whose amino-acid sequence MLKCRVIPCLDVKDGRVVKGVHFVDLRDAGDPVESAIAYDLAGADELCFLDITASHEDRAIILDVVQRTAEACFMPLTVGGGVRTLDDIRMLLLAGADKVSIMTAAVAKRDIVRDAAQKFGSQCIVVAIDAKQTAAGKWEIFTHGGRKPTGLDALAYAQEVVALGAGEILLTSMDRDGTKSGFDLELTRAVTRAVCVPVIASGGVGTLDHLVEGIRDGGASAVLAASIFHFGEFTIAEAKEHMARAGLPIRRDASPCARGMEPIADRATASLGRVS is encoded by the coding sequence ATGCTTAAGTGCCGCGTCATTCCTTGTCTCGACGTTAAGGACGGGCGTGTCGTCAAGGGCGTGCATTTCGTCGACCTGCGCGATGCCGGCGATCCGGTCGAAAGCGCGATCGCCTATGATCTTGCAGGAGCCGATGAGCTGTGTTTTCTCGATATTACGGCGAGCCACGAGGACCGTGCCATCATCCTCGACGTTGTCCAGCGCACGGCGGAAGCCTGCTTCATGCCGCTGACCGTCGGCGGCGGCGTCCGTACGCTCGACGACATCAGAATGCTGTTGCTTGCCGGTGCCGACAAAGTCTCGATCATGACCGCCGCCGTCGCCAAGCGCGACATCGTCCGCGATGCTGCGCAGAAATTCGGCAGCCAATGTATCGTGGTGGCGATCGACGCCAAGCAAACGGCTGCGGGGAAATGGGAAATTTTCACGCATGGCGGACGCAAGCCAACCGGCCTCGACGCACTCGCCTATGCGCAAGAAGTGGTGGCGCTCGGCGCCGGTGAAATCCTTTTGACCTCGATGGATCGCGACGGCACCAAAAGCGGTTTCGATCTGGAGCTCACCCGCGCCGTCACCCGCGCGGTCTGCGTCCCGGTTATTGCTTCGGGCGGCGTCGGCACGCTCGATCATCTCGTCGAAGGCATTCGCGATGGCGGCGCGAGCGCGGTGCTCGCCGCCTCGATTTTTCACTTCGGTGAATTCACCATCGCCGAGGCCAAGGAGCATATGGCGCGCGCCGGCTTGCCAATACGCCGTGACGCAAGCCCGTGCGCGCGGGGCATGGAGCCGATAGCGGATCGCGCGACGGCCAGTTTGGGACGCGTGTCATGA
- the hisA gene encoding 1-(5-phosphoribosyl)-5-[(5-phosphoribosylamino)methylideneamino]imidazole-4-carboxamide isomerase, whose protein sequence is MILFPAIDLKGGQCVRLQQGDMARATVFNADPAAQARDFERQGFEYLHVVDLDGAFAGRAMNAPAIEAILAAISIPVQLGGGIRDIAAIEAWLGRGITRVIIGTAAVRDPALVRQAARLYPGRVAVGIDARDGKVAVEGWAASSELAAAELGKRFEDAGVAAIVYTDIARDGLLKGLNIEATLALADGLSIPVIASGGLASLKDVERLLLPDCAKLEGAIAGRALYDGRLDPAQALALIGRAKALA, encoded by the coding sequence ATGATTTTGTTTCCGGCGATTGATCTCAAGGGCGGCCAATGCGTGCGCCTCCAGCAAGGCGACATGGCGCGGGCGACGGTTTTCAACGCCGATCCCGCCGCCCAGGCGCGGGATTTTGAGCGCCAGGGATTTGAATATTTGCATGTCGTCGATCTCGACGGCGCCTTTGCAGGCCGCGCGATGAACGCGCCCGCGATCGAGGCCATTCTCGCCGCCATCAGCATTCCAGTGCAGCTCGGTGGCGGCATAAGGGACATCGCCGCCATCGAGGCCTGGCTCGGCCGGGGCATCACACGGGTCATCATCGGAACGGCGGCGGTCCGCGATCCGGCTCTCGTCCGGCAAGCGGCACGGCTTTATCCCGGCCGCGTCGCGGTCGGGATCGACGCGCGGGACGGCAAGGTCGCGGTCGAAGGCTGGGCCGCAAGCTCGGAACTTGCGGCTGCCGAGCTTGGCAAACGATTCGAGGATGCGGGCGTCGCCGCGATCGTCTATACCGATATTGCCCGCGACGGCCTCCTCAAGGGGCTCAATATCGAGGCGACCCTGGCGCTTGCCGATGGGTTGAGCATTCCCGTGATCGCCTCCGGCGGCCTCGCGTCGCTGAAGGACGTGGAACGTTTGCTGCTGCCAGACTGCGCCAAACTCGAAGGCGCCATCGCGGGCCGGGCGCTCTACGATGGACGCCTCGATCCGGCACAAGCGCTCGCGCTCATTGGCCGCGCGAAGGCCCTGGCATGA
- the hisH gene encoding imidazole glycerol phosphate synthase subunit HisH has translation MTVAIVDYGSGNLHSARKAFERAAREAGLSGDIAVTSDPDVVFRADRIVLPGVGAFADCRAGLDAVPGMVAAMTSAVVDKARPFLGICVGMQLLATRGLEHGVTKGLGWIEGDVDVIDAQGSSLRIPHMGWNTLRAAAEHPLLAGIPTGEDGLHAYFVHSYAFKPAAKGSVVAVTDYGGPICALIARGNIAGTQFHPEKSQALGLSLIANFLRWAP, from the coding sequence GTGACTGTCGCCATTGTCGATTACGGCTCCGGCAATCTGCATTCGGCCCGCAAGGCTTTCGAGCGGGCCGCGCGCGAGGCGGGACTTTCCGGGGACATCGCCGTCACCTCCGATCCGGATGTGGTTTTCCGGGCGGATCGGATCGTTTTGCCCGGTGTCGGCGCATTCGCCGATTGCCGCGCCGGCCTCGACGCCGTGCCAGGAATGGTCGCCGCGATGACGTCCGCCGTCGTTGACAAAGCCCGGCCCTTTCTCGGGATCTGCGTCGGCATGCAATTGCTGGCAACGCGCGGGCTTGAACATGGGGTGACGAAGGGGCTCGGCTGGATCGAAGGCGATGTCGATGTGATCGACGCGCAAGGCAGCAGCCTGCGCATTCCGCATATGGGATGGAACACGCTCCGTGCCGCCGCAGAGCATCCGCTGCTCGCCGGCATCCCGACGGGCGAAGACGGCCTGCACGCCTATTTCGTGCACTCTTATGCGTTCAAGCCCGCGGCCAAGGGCTCCGTCGTGGCGGTCACCGACTATGGCGGTCCCATATGCGCGCTGATCGCGCGCGGCAACATTGCGGGAACCCAGTTCCACCCCGAAAAGAGCCAGGCGCTTGGTCTGTCACTCATCGCCAATTTCCTCAGGTGGGCGCCATGA
- a CDS encoding DUF2628 domain-containing protein yields the protein MAFYSVHLPGSGPEAAAKAAFVRQSFSWKAFFFGPLWLAWHRLWIALLVWAALFIVLILAAQWLLTANAAALIGSALQLLLGLEAARLREAKLAADGYHLAEIIAVPASDQAEITFYRHFGATEAGLDHTSGTLGIPRP from the coding sequence TTGGCTTTTTATTCGGTTCATCTGCCGGGCAGCGGACCCGAAGCCGCCGCCAAAGCGGCGTTTGTGCGCCAGTCTTTCAGCTGGAAAGCCTTCTTTTTTGGCCCCTTATGGCTGGCCTGGCACCGGCTTTGGATCGCTCTCCTGGTCTGGGCCGCCCTATTCATTGTCCTGATCCTTGCCGCGCAGTGGCTTTTGACGGCCAATGCCGCCGCCCTGATTGGCTCGGCTTTGCAACTTCTGCTGGGTCTTGAAGCGGCAAGGCTGCGCGAGGCAAAACTCGCCGCCGACGGGTATCACCTTGCCGAGATCATCGCGGTTCCGGCCAGCGATCAGGCTGAGATCACGTTCTATCGCCATTTCGGTGCAACGGAGGCGGGTTTGGACCACACATCAGGCACCCTAGGCATTCCAAGACCGTGA
- the hisB gene encoding imidazoleglycerol-phosphate dehydratase HisB — protein MRNSAVSRKTKETGIDVCVNLDGTGASKITTGIGFFDHMLEQLARHSLIDIDIRAQGDLHIDHHHTVEDTGIALGQAVRQALGDMAGITRFADVLLPMDETLTRVAVDISGRPFLVFRTKFAQPKIGTFDSELVREFFQAFTTHAAMNIHVETLYGENAHHIAESTFKGLARALRAAVALDPRQKGAIPSTKGSLVG, from the coding sequence ATGCGCAACAGCGCCGTCTCACGCAAGACCAAGGAAACCGGGATTGACGTTTGCGTCAATCTCGATGGCACCGGCGCCTCCAAAATTACGACTGGCATCGGCTTTTTCGACCATATGCTGGAACAGCTCGCCCGCCACTCGCTGATCGATATCGATATCCGGGCGCAGGGCGATCTGCATATTGACCATCACCATACCGTCGAGGATACGGGCATAGCTCTGGGTCAAGCCGTTCGCCAGGCTTTGGGCGACATGGCCGGGATCACCCGTTTCGCCGATGTGCTGCTGCCGATGGACGAAACGCTGACGCGGGTGGCCGTGGACATTTCCGGGAGGCCGTTTCTTGTTTTCCGGACAAAATTCGCGCAACCAAAAATCGGGACTTTCGATTCCGAACTTGTGCGCGAATTTTTCCAGGCCTTCACGACCCATGCGGCGATGAACATTCACGTCGAGACGCTCTATGGCGAGAATGCGCACCACATTGCGGAATCGACATTCAAGGGCTTGGCTCGCGCCCTGCGTGCGGCGGTCGCGCTCGACCCGCGCCAGAAAGGCGCGATTCCCTCGACGAAAGGATCGCTCGTAGGCTAG
- the hslV gene encoding ATP-dependent protease subunit HslV, translated as MQDHPSAREGWHATTIVMVKKGGRTVIGGDGQVSIGQTIIKGNAKKVRRLAKGDVIGGFAGATADAFTLFERLEMKLEQYPGQLMRACVELAKDWRTDRYLRRLEAMMLVADAEAALVLTGTGDVLEPESAGDGSVMGIGSGGNYALAAGRALLSTDLDAEAIARRALEIAAGICVYTNNNFVLESLASK; from the coding sequence ATGCAAGATCATCCGTCCGCACGGGAAGGCTGGCACGCGACCACGATCGTAATGGTCAAAAAGGGCGGCCGCACGGTGATCGGCGGCGATGGCCAGGTGTCGATCGGCCAGACCATCATCAAGGGCAACGCGAAAAAAGTGCGGCGGCTCGCCAAGGGCGACGTGATCGGCGGCTTCGCTGGTGCCACCGCCGACGCCTTCACGCTTTTCGAGCGGCTCGAGATGAAGCTCGAACAATATCCGGGCCAGCTCATGCGCGCCTGCGTGGAACTTGCCAAGGATTGGCGCACCGATCGCTATTTGCGCAGGCTCGAGGCGATGATGCTGGTCGCCGACGCCGAAGCGGCCCTTGTTTTGACCGGCACCGGCGATGTGCTGGAACCGGAATCCGCGGGCGATGGCAGCGTCATGGGGATTGGCTCAGGCGGCAATTACGCCCTTGCCGCGGGCCGGGCGCTGCTCTCAACGGACCTCGATGCCGAGGCGATCGCCCGCCGCGCGCTCGAAATCGCCGCCGGCATCTGCGTCTATACGAACAACAATTTCGTGCTCGAATCGCTCGCCTCGAAGTGA
- the hslU gene encoding ATP-dependent protease ATPase subunit HslU, with the protein MPDFSPREIVSELDRFIVGQNDAKRAVAIALRNRWRRLRLEGAMREEVLPKNILMIGPTGCGKTEISRRLAKLANAPFLKVEATKFTEVGYVGRDVEQIVRDLVEIAIAMAKQDKRKAVEARAELAAEERVLDALVGTTASAATRDSFRKKLRAGELDDKEIEIEISQAASSMPMFELPNMPGSAIGAISIGDIFGKSLGNRPKPRRTTVRDAYAPLIVEESDKMIDQDQTIQEALREVENNGIVFLDEIDKICVREGRSGGGDVSREGVQRDLLPLIEGTTVATKHGAVKTDHILFIASGAFHASKPSDLLPELQGRLPIRVELSPLNEDDFRRILTETEASLIKQYEALLRTEGVELVFTPDAIKAVARIAVQVNSSVENIGARRLQTVMERILDEVSFTASDRSGERIEIDAAFVEKNIGDLARNADLSRFIL; encoded by the coding sequence ATGCCTGATTTTTCTCCGCGTGAGATTGTGTCCGAACTCGACCGGTTCATCGTCGGGCAAAACGATGCCAAGCGCGCCGTGGCAATCGCCCTGCGCAATCGCTGGCGCCGCCTGCGCCTCGAGGGTGCGATGCGCGAAGAGGTGCTGCCGAAGAATATTTTGATGATCGGACCCACGGGGTGCGGCAAGACGGAGATTTCGCGCCGCCTCGCGAAACTCGCCAACGCGCCGTTTCTCAAGGTCGAGGCGACGAAATTCACCGAGGTCGGCTATGTCGGCCGCGATGTCGAACAGATCGTCCGCGATCTTGTCGAGATCGCCATCGCGATGGCGAAACAAGACAAGCGCAAGGCGGTGGAAGCACGCGCCGAACTCGCGGCGGAAGAGCGCGTGTTGGACGCTCTTGTCGGCACCACGGCGTCGGCGGCCACGCGCGATAGTTTTCGCAAGAAGCTGCGCGCGGGGGAACTCGACGACAAGGAAATCGAGATCGAGATTTCCCAGGCCGCGTCCTCGATGCCGATGTTCGAATTACCGAACATGCCGGGCTCGGCGATTGGCGCGATCTCGATCGGCGATATTTTCGGCAAGTCGCTCGGCAATCGCCCGAAACCGCGCCGCACCACAGTCAGGGACGCCTATGCTCCGTTGATCGTCGAGGAAAGCGACAAAATGATCGATCAGGATCAGACCATTCAAGAAGCGCTCCGCGAAGTCGAAAACAACGGGATCGTGTTTCTCGACGAGATCGACAAGATTTGCGTGCGCGAGGGGCGCTCCGGCGGCGGCGATGTCTCGCGCGAGGGCGTGCAACGCGACCTGCTGCCGCTGATCGAGGGGACCACGGTCGCAACCAAGCATGGCGCCGTCAAGACCGATCACATTCTCTTCATTGCGTCGGGTGCTTTCCATGCGTCGAAACCCTCGGATCTTTTGCCAGAATTACAGGGGCGGCTGCCAATCCGGGTCGAGCTTTCGCCTTTGAACGAGGATGATTTCCGCCGCATCCTCACCGAAACCGAGGCAAGCCTCATCAAGCAATATGAAGCGCTTCTGCGCACCGAAGGCGTCGAGCTGGTCTTTACTCCGGATGCGATCAAGGCGGTGGCGCGCATCGCGGTGCAGGTCAATTCCTCGGTTGAAAATATTGGCGCTAGGCGTCTGCAGACGGTGATGGAACGTATCCTTGACGAGGTGAGCTTCACCGCATCCGACCGGTCCGGCGAGCGGATCGAAATCGACGCGGCTTTCGTTGAAAAAAATATCGGCGATCTTGCCAGAAACGCCGATCTCAGCCGGTTCATTCTTTGA
- the trpS gene encoding tryptophan--tRNA ligase: MAKFVERVFSGVQPTGNLHLGNYLGAIVKFVELQKTHDCLYCVVDLHAITLPQKPEELKANIREVTAAFIACGIDPEKHIVFNQSQVTEHAELAWVFNCVARIGWLNRMTQFKEKAGKDRENASVGLYAYPCLMAADILAYRATHVPVGEDQKQHLELARDIAQKFNLDFAASIAANGYGDAFFPLPEPLIQGPATRVMSLRDGSKKMSKSDPSDYSRINLSDDADAIAQKVRKAKTDPEPLPSEVEGLKQRPEADNLVGIFAALNGETKLDVLKVFGGGNFSAFKSALVDLAVAKLGPIGAEMQRLKSDPASIDRVLVDGAARARAVASKNMAMVKDILGFVR; the protein is encoded by the coding sequence ATGGCCAAATTCGTTGAACGGGTTTTCTCCGGCGTGCAGCCGACGGGCAATCTGCATCTTGGAAATTATCTTGGCGCGATCGTCAAATTCGTCGAGCTGCAGAAAACCCATGATTGCCTTTATTGCGTCGTTGATCTTCACGCGATCACGCTGCCGCAAAAGCCGGAGGAACTGAAGGCCAACATCAGGGAAGTCACCGCCGCCTTCATCGCCTGCGGCATCGACCCTGAAAAGCATATTGTGTTCAATCAGAGCCAGGTCACCGAACATGCCGAGCTTGCCTGGGTGTTTAATTGCGTGGCGCGGATCGGCTGGCTCAATCGCATGACCCAGTTTAAGGAAAAGGCTGGCAAGGATCGCGAGAATGCGTCTGTCGGGCTCTATGCCTATCCTTGTCTGATGGCCGCCGATATTCTTGCCTATCGCGCGACCCATGTTCCGGTTGGCGAGGATCAAAAGCAGCATCTCGAGCTTGCCCGCGACATCGCGCAAAAATTCAATCTCGATTTTGCCGCCTCGATCGCCGCGAATGGATATGGCGATGCGTTTTTCCCCTTGCCGGAACCGCTGATCCAAGGGCCGGCCACCCGCGTGATGAGTCTGCGCGACGGCTCGAAGAAAATGTCGAAGTCGGACCCGTCCGATTATTCGCGGATCAATCTCTCGGATGATGCGGACGCGATTGCGCAAAAGGTCCGCAAAGCGAAAACCGATCCAGAACCGCTCCCTTCCGAAGTCGAGGGTCTCAAGCAGCGGCCGGAGGCGGACAATCTCGTCGGCATTTTCGCCGCCCTCAACGGCGAGACGAAATTGGACGTGCTGAAGGTTTTCGGCGGCGGCAATTTCTCCGCCTTCAAATCGGCGCTGGTCGATCTTGCGGTGGCAAAACTCGGACCTATTGGCGCCGAGATGCAACGGCTTAAAAGCGATCCCGCCTCTATCGACCGGGTGCTCGTCGATGGCGCCGCCCGCGCGCGGGCGGTGGCCTCGAAAAACATGGCGATGGTGAAGGATATTTTGGGCTTCGTGCGGTAG